From Salvia splendens isolate huo1 chromosome 3, SspV2, whole genome shotgun sequence, a single genomic window includes:
- the LOC121794893 gene encoding magnesium transporter MRS2-5-like isoform X2, protein MAQPGAPSFGADPESFVSSLNPSIYYVNGIGRHNACGPGFPGLKKRTHNLGNRSWILIDTKGNLEVVELDKSTVMRRCSLPSRDLRLLDPLFIYPSSILGREKAIVVSLEQIRCIITADEVILKNSVEESVQQYKYELCKRLEVSKDNYDDLPFEFRALEVALEHTCMSLDAQVKDLELDIYPVLDELASSISTLNLERVRRFKGSLLALTQRVQKVCDEIEHLMNDDGDMAEMYLTEKKERRDILTDSDTCNPINISEDVNFGSKSAPVSPVASSSGVLRLQRAFSTMSTGKHGSFLSSSSAAENIDQLEMLLEAYFVGIDNTLNKLLSLKEYIDDTEDLINIKLGNVQNQLIKFELLLTAATFVTTMFAVVTAVFGMNFKDTVFDEPSTFNWVGLW, encoded by the exons ATGGCTCAACCCGGAGCTCCATCTTTCGGTGCTGATCCTGAATCTTTCGTATCTTCTCTGAACCCTTCGATCTATTATGTTAATGGTATTGGGAGGCACAATGCATGTGGGCCTGGATTTCCAGGCTTAAAGAAGAGAACTCATAATCTAGGAAATCGGTCTTGGATATTAATTGATACCAAAGGGAACTTGGAAGTTGTGGAACTGGATAAGTCTACTGTCATGAGGCGTTGTTCGTTGCCTTCCAGAGATCTGAGACTTCTGGATCCTTTGTTTATCTATCCCTCCTCGATATTAGGTCGTGAGAAGGCTATTGTTGTGAGTCTCGAACAGATTAGGTGCATTATCACAGCTGATGAGGTTATATTGAAGAACTCTGTAGAAGAGTCCGTGCAACAGTACAAATATGAGTTGTGCAAGCGTCTAGAGGTATCCAAGGATAATTATG ACGATCTACCTTTCGAGTTCAGGGCTTTGGAGGTTGCTTTGGAACATACATGTATGTCACTTGATGCTCAG GTTAAAGATTTAGAATTGGACATATATCCCGTGCTTGATGAATTGGCCTCATCCATAAGCACCCTCAATCTAGAGCGTGTACGTAGATTCAAAGGGAGCCTTCTGGCCTTGACTCAGCGAGTGCAAAAG GTTTGTGATGAAATAGAGCATCTGATGAACGATGATGGTGACATGGCGGAGATGTATCTAActgagaagaaagaaagaagggaTATACTTACCGACAGTGATACATGCAATCCGATCAATATCTCAGAAGATGTAAATTTTGGATCCAAATCTGCTCCTGTTTCCCCGGTGGCATCATCTAGCGGAGTTCTCAGATTGCAGAGAGCTTTCAGCACTATGAGTACCGGCAAACACGGAAGCTTCTTGAGCTCATCTTCTGCTGCAGAAAACATCGATCAGCTTGAGATGTTACTCGAGGCATACTTTGTTGGCATAGACAACACACTCAACAAATTGCTATCG CTAAAAGAGTATATTGATGATACTGAGGATTTAATCAACATAAAGCTG GGAAATGTCCAGAATCAGCTGATTAAATTCGAGTTGCTTCTCACAGCTGCTACCTTCGTGACTACCATGTTTGCCGTCGTGACTGCAGTTTTTGGAATGAATTTCAAAGACACCGTGTTCGACGAGCCCTCTACATTTAATTGG GTAGGACTATGGTGA
- the LOC121794893 gene encoding magnesium transporter MRS2-5-like isoform X1 codes for MAQPGAPSFGADPESFVSSLNPSIYYVNGIGRHNACGPGFPGLKKRTHNLGNRSWILIDTKGNLEVVELDKSTVMRRCSLPSRDLRLLDPLFIYPSSILGREKAIVVSLEQIRCIITADEVILKNSVEESVQQYKYELCKRLEVSKDNYDDLPFEFRALEVALEHTCMSLDAQVKDLELDIYPVLDELASSISTLNLERVRRFKGSLLALTQRVQKVCDEIEHLMNDDGDMAEMYLTEKKERRDILTDSDTCNPINISEDVNFGSKSAPVSPVASSSGVLRLQRAFSTMSTGKHGSFLSSSSAAENIDQLEMLLEAYFVGIDNTLNKLLSLKEYIDDTEDLINIKLGNVQNQLIKFELLLTAATFVTTMFAVVTAVFGMNFKDTVFDEPSTFNWVLIISGVCCVVVYGLFLIYFRHKKVIP; via the exons ATGGCTCAACCCGGAGCTCCATCTTTCGGTGCTGATCCTGAATCTTTCGTATCTTCTCTGAACCCTTCGATCTATTATGTTAATGGTATTGGGAGGCACAATGCATGTGGGCCTGGATTTCCAGGCTTAAAGAAGAGAACTCATAATCTAGGAAATCGGTCTTGGATATTAATTGATACCAAAGGGAACTTGGAAGTTGTGGAACTGGATAAGTCTACTGTCATGAGGCGTTGTTCGTTGCCTTCCAGAGATCTGAGACTTCTGGATCCTTTGTTTATCTATCCCTCCTCGATATTAGGTCGTGAGAAGGCTATTGTTGTGAGTCTCGAACAGATTAGGTGCATTATCACAGCTGATGAGGTTATATTGAAGAACTCTGTAGAAGAGTCCGTGCAACAGTACAAATATGAGTTGTGCAAGCGTCTAGAGGTATCCAAGGATAATTATG ACGATCTACCTTTCGAGTTCAGGGCTTTGGAGGTTGCTTTGGAACATACATGTATGTCACTTGATGCTCAG GTTAAAGATTTAGAATTGGACATATATCCCGTGCTTGATGAATTGGCCTCATCCATAAGCACCCTCAATCTAGAGCGTGTACGTAGATTCAAAGGGAGCCTTCTGGCCTTGACTCAGCGAGTGCAAAAG GTTTGTGATGAAATAGAGCATCTGATGAACGATGATGGTGACATGGCGGAGATGTATCTAActgagaagaaagaaagaagggaTATACTTACCGACAGTGATACATGCAATCCGATCAATATCTCAGAAGATGTAAATTTTGGATCCAAATCTGCTCCTGTTTCCCCGGTGGCATCATCTAGCGGAGTTCTCAGATTGCAGAGAGCTTTCAGCACTATGAGTACCGGCAAACACGGAAGCTTCTTGAGCTCATCTTCTGCTGCAGAAAACATCGATCAGCTTGAGATGTTACTCGAGGCATACTTTGTTGGCATAGACAACACACTCAACAAATTGCTATCG CTAAAAGAGTATATTGATGATACTGAGGATTTAATCAACATAAAGCTG GGAAATGTCCAGAATCAGCTGATTAAATTCGAGTTGCTTCTCACAGCTGCTACCTTCGTGACTACCATGTTTGCCGTCGTGACTGCAGTTTTTGGAATGAATTTCAAAGACACCGTGTTCGACGAGCCCTCTACATTTAATTGGGTACTTATAATTTCTGGAGTCTGTTGTGTAGTGGTGTATGGTCTCTTTTTGATCTATTTCAGGCACAAAAAAGTCATCCCTTAG
- the LOC121794894 gene encoding LRR receptor-like serine/threonine-protein kinase RPK2 translates to MVMKVFLLSAAVDLLFLCILSSVSAQSSDERMALLGLKRSFSDPHGILDSWNASSSDHCSWFGVSCSSDFRVTRLEIRGNFYGSHPCSIESESALHGFRITRNCSGWSVASGALGGRLSAVIGKLTKLRVLSLRYNGIGGKVPSEIWGLTNLQVLDLEGNDCLGRFSDFEFFGLRDLRVLNLAYNRVFGRFSPSLSECRGLRILNLAGNGIVGVIPDFLAGFGKLRVINLSFNRLVGYIPSTLGYDCANLEHLDLSHNFLKGKIPRALEKCGRLRTILLSSNALHGAIPGELGKLRNLEVLNVARNGLSGPLPANLGNCTRLSVLVLTGHFNALRVKSHPRGRAPHRSSDAALGHDNDYNSFRGTIPEDITTLPKLEILWAPGAGFEGHFPRNWGRCKSMMAVNLARNQFTGDILGLSTKCTNLQYLNLSSNRLTERLDENLQSSCVTKLDLSGNLLSGPIPSLNCHHRTSIYDSYVPYSSFLALEVLVTDNDLRHETQKELLKQIQAPPPKEAGLSLKGNDHRLRNLIVASVVSGFVAVAMILITLICYSRRKKPVTTPATEIPASTESEKVILFSDVGVDLTFDDIVEATDNFNIRKCIGSGGFGKTYRAQLASGRNVAVKRLTAERHQGAGQFHAEVSTLSQIRHPNLITLLGYYACGPEMMLIYNYLPGGNLDQFIRDRTRRTFDYATLHKIALHIASALCYLHDQCIPRILHRDIKPSNILLDGNCNAYLADFGLSKVLEGPESHAMTRVAGTYGYISPEYALTGVVSDRADVFSYGVVLLELMSEKRVLDPSFYLHKNGFNIVSWACMLLEQGQVKEVFADGLWDAGPHDKLVKLLHVAVMCTVESVTERPAIRQVVHQLQQIEPCSD, encoded by the coding sequence ATGGTGATGAAGGTTTTTCTGCTTTCTGCTGCAGTTGATCTGCTTTTTCTGTGCATTCTGTCGTCTGTTTCTGCACAATCCTCTGATGAAAGAATGGCACTTCTTGGATTGAAGAGATCCTTTTCTGATCCTCATGGGATTCTCGACAGCTGGAATGCCAGTAGCTCCGACCACTGCTCGTGGTTCGGAGTTTCCTGCAGTTCTGATTTCAGAGTTACGAGGCTGGAAATCAGAGGTAATTTCTATGGCTCTCATCCTTGCTCTATCGAGTCGGAATCGGCGTTGCATGGTTTTAGAATCACGAGAAACTGCTCGGGTTGGTCTGTGGCTAGTGGGGCTCTAGGGGGAAGATTATCGGCTGTTATAGGAAAGTTGACGAAACTTAGGGTTCTATCGCTTCGTTATAATGGAATTGGTGGTAAGGTTCCTTCTGAGATATGGGGATTGACAAATCTTCAAGTGCTTGATCTTGAAGGGAATGACTGTCTTGGTCGTTTCTCGGATTTTGAATTCTTCGGTTTGAGGGATTTAAGGGTTCTTAATCTTGCGTATAACAGGGTTTTTGGGAGGTTTTCACCTTCTCTGTCAGAATGTAGGGGCTTACGGATTTTGAATTTAGCGGGAAATGGAATCGTGGGCGTCATCCCCGATTTTCTCGCGGGGTTTGGGAAGTTGAGAGTTATAAATTTGTCGTTTAACCGGTTGGTTGGCTACATTCCAAGTACTCTTGGATACGATTGTGCGAATCTCGAGCATTTGGATTTGTCGCATAACTTCCTAAAAGGGAAAATTCCGCGAGCTTTAGAGAAGTGCGGCCGTTTGAGGACAATTTTGCTATCGTCAAACGCACTACATGGCGCTATCCCTGGTGAGCTTGGGAAACTTCGAAATCTTGAAGTTTTAAACGTGGCAAGAAATGGATTAAGTGGGCCTCTCCCTGCGAATCTAGGGAATTGTACTCGTTTGTCGGTTCTTGTCCTCACGGGTCACTTCAATGCTCTCCGCGTGAAGAGTCATCCACGTGGCAGAGCGCCTCATAGATCTTCTGATGCAGCTTTGGGTCATGATAATGATTATAACTCCTTCAGAGGTACCATTCCTGAAGATATAACAACACTTCCAAAACTCGAGATTTTGTGGGCTCCGGGCGCAGGCTTTGAAGGCCACTTTCCGAGAAATTGGGGCCGTTGTAAGAGCATGATGGCGGTAAACCTAGCTCGGAACCAGTTTACAGGTGATATTCTTGGACTATCTACAAAATGCACTAATCTTCAATACCTCAACTTGAGCTCTAACAGGCTGACTGAGAGATTGGATGAAAATCTTCAGTCATCGTGTGTAACGAAGCTCGATTTGAGTGGGAATCTGTTATCTGGTCCAATCCCGAGTTTGAACTGCCATCATCGGACTTCCATCTACGATTCATATGTTCCTTACTCGTCCTTCTTGGCTCTTGAGGTCCTGGTTACAGACAATGATCTTCGCCACGAGACACAAAAAGAATTACTGAAACAGATTCAAGCACCTCCTCCTAAAGAGGCAGGACTCAGTTTGAAGGGCAATGATCATCGACTACGTAACTTAATCGTGGCATCCGTGGTATCTGGTTTCGTTGCAGTGGCTATGATTTTGATAACTCTGATCTGTTATAGCAGAAGGAAGAAACCGGTGACAACGCCGGCGACTGAGATTCCAGCCTCGACTGAGTCAGAGAAAGTCATCCTCTTCAGTGACGTAGGCGTGGATCTGACCTTTGACGACATAGTCGAGGCAACGGATAATTTCAACATAAGAAAATGCATTGGAAGCGGCGGATTTGGCAAGACCTACCGCGCACAATTAGCTTCGGGGAGAAATGTGGCGGTGAAGAGGCTGACTGCAGAGAGGCACCAAGGCGCGGGGCAGTtccacgccgaggtgagcaCGTTAAGCCAAATTAGGCACCCGAATCTCATCACGCTCTTGGGCTATTACGCGTGTGGACCGGAGATGATGTTGATATATAACTATCTGCCTGGAGGGAATCTCGACCAGTTCATCAGGGATCGCACGAGGAGAACCTTCGACTACGCGACGCTGCACAAGATCGCACTCCACATCGCCTCCGCACTCTGCTACCTGCACGACCAGTGCATCCCGCGCATCCTGCACCGAGATATCAAGCCTAGCAACATCCTGTTGGATGGCAACTGCAACGCGTATCTGGCGGACTTTGGACTGAGCAAGGTACTCGAGGGCCCAGAGAGCCATGCCATGACGCGTGTGGCTGGGACCTATGGGTACATATCTCCGGAGTATGCGCTGACAGGGGTGGTCTCGGACAGGGCGGACGTGTTCAGCTATGGCGTGGTTCTTCTGGAGCTCATGTCGGAGAAGCGGGTGCTCGACCCCTCGTTCTACTTGCACAAAAACGGATTCAACATCGTGTCGTGGGCGTGTATGCTGCTCGAGCAGGGTCAGGTGAAGGAGGTGTTTGCGGACGGCCTGTGGGACGCGGGACCACATGACAAACTGGTGAAATTGCTGCACGTGGCCGTGATGTGCACCGTCGAGTCTGTTACGGAGCGGCCGGCAATTAGGCAGGTGGTGCACCAGTTGCAGCAGATTGAGCCTTGTAGTGATTGA
- the LOC121794895 gene encoding ninja-family protein AFP1-like, with the protein MEMEWSTMPTTELHMGDKNDTKKSIAKALEMENLTLDISSNSFSRDLLQRFMGSGSGGARDEEEEDDDENEIELNLGLSMGGRFGVDKSPKKLVRSSSIASCLPVVRDDNDAAATPPAAYRGLARTASLPVETEEEWRKRKELQTLRRMEAKRRRSEKQRTLRSEREGGSGSGNLSLSLEEKKEIEMNLRARLDREKSLTGLKRSGSSLASQLGLSSWAAADAAAMGKGKGSYGGGSQGSVESKGGSSSSISDLETKNSQGSSGKLSPGSIQSAAGSQDIGSSAAKSRETTSKADMESPSKRSDASRARGRGVGAEDMPCVFTKGDGPNGRRVDGILYKYGKGEDVRIMCICHGSFHSPAEFVVHAGGTDTENPLKHIVVNPNASSLV; encoded by the exons ATGGAAATGGAATGGTCGACTATGCCTACAACTGAGCTACATATGGGGGATAAAAACGACACCAAAAAAAGCATTGCCAAAGCATTGGAAATGGAGAATCTTACCCTCGATATTTCGTCCAATAGCTTTTCTAGAGATTTGTTGCAGAGGTTCATGggcagcggcagcggcggcgccagagatgaggaagaagaagatgacgaCGAAAACGAGATTGAGTTGAATCTTGGGTTGTCAATGGGGGGCAGATTCGGTGTGGATAAGAGTCCAAAGAAGCTGGTGCGATCTTCCTCGATTGCGAGCTGTTTGCCGGTGGTGAGGGACGATAATGACGCGGCGGCGACGCCTCCGGCGGCGTACAGAGGCCTGGCGAGGACGGCTTCGCTGCCGGTGGAGACGGAGGAGGagtggaggaagaggaaggagcTACAGACTCTGAGGAGAATGGAGGCCAAGCGGAGGAGGTCGGAGAAACAGAGGACTCTGAGGAGTGAGAGAGAAGGCGGGAGCGGAAGTGGGAATTTGAGCTTGAGTTTGGAGGAGAAAAAGGAAATTGAGATGAATCTGAGAGCGAGGTTGGATAGGGAGAAGTCTTTGACTGGTTTGAAGAGGTCGGGATCGTCGTTGGCTTCGCAATTAGGGCTTTCTTCGTGGGCGGCGGCTGATGCGGCGGCAATGGGGAAAGGAAAGGGTAGTTACGGCGGCGGTTCGCAGGGCTCGGTGGAATCAAAAGGGGGCAGCTCTTCTAGCATTTCAGATTTGGAGACTAAAAATTCACAAG GATCAAGTGGTAAGTTGAGCCCGGGCAGCATCCAATCGGCTGCGGGCAGTCAGGACATCGGCTCGTCTGCAGCAAAATCACGAGAAACCACGAGCAAAGCCGACATGGAGAGTCCATCCAAGAGATCAGACGCCTCAAGAGCCCGGGGCAGGGGAGTCGGGGCAGAGGACATGCCCTGCGTCTTCACAAAGGGAGACGGGCCTAACGGGAGGAGGGTCGACGGGATCCTGTACAAATACGGTAAGGGTGAGGATGTTAGAATAATGTGCATATGCCACGGAAGCTTCCACTCTCCGGCAGAGTTCGTCGTGCACGCGGGTGGCACCGACACAGAAAACCCGCTCAAGCACATCGTCGTAAACCCTAATGCTTCTTCGTTGGTGTAA